The genome window CCGGATGTGCCTCGTTGCTCCCGGACGCACCGGACGCCGAGGCCGAGTACGCCAACCTCGCCGAGGTCGCCCGGGCCGGCGACGCCACCCGGAGCCTGGTGCCGGCGTGGATCCCGCCGCAGGCCGAGAACATCGTGGTGAAGCACGACGCGCACGAGCGCATCATGCGGTTCCGGCTGGCGGGCGGGATGCTTCCGGCCGACGTGTGCAAGCCGGTCGCGGCACCGCAACCGCCCGCGCTGGACGCGACGTGGTGGTTCGACGACCTGCCGCAGGGCAAGGCGCTGCTCTGCGGCGCGGACTCGGTCGCCGTAGCCGAGCAGGGCAACGTCTTCGTCTGGACCGTGACGGCCCCCTAGCTCGGCGCACCGCGTCGGGCCACCGCTCGACGAAGCCGGGCCGAGGGGCGGATTGCGCTCCCTCGGGCCGGTTCGCGGGTGGAGTCGATCAGGGTGTGGCGGTCACCGCACGGGAGCGATCGGTGGCGAGGTGCAGCGCGAGTCCGCCCAGAACGGTGCCCATGACGTAGCGCTGGATGCGCGGCCACGACGGACGGGCGCCGAGGAAACTCGCGATTGATCCTGCCAAGAGAACGATCAGTCGGTTGACTGCGAACGCGATCGCGATCTGTACCGACCCGAGTACGAGACTCCGGGCGGCCACGGACCCGCGCCCAGGCTCCACGAACTGCGGGAGAAGCGAGTCGCCTTTGCGGAGGTAACCAACACCAGCAGCGCCTGCTCACCCGCGTTCAGGCGCCGTCACCGAGTGTCGCGTTCACGACGCTCACGCGCAACGCTTCGGCTGGCAGGTTCACCGCCCGGCTGGACACCGACAGCCGCTTCGTGGCGATCAGGAAGAACGGGGCGATGACGGCCACGGACAGCAGCATCGGCATGGTGACGCCCAGCAGGATCGGTGGGAGATCGAGGCTTTCCGATGCGCAGCGCGAACTCCGCGAGGTGGCCGCGCCCGCCCCGAAAGCAGCGGGCGCGGCGACGGGTCAGTCCCCGACGACGGCGAGGGCGTCGATCTCCACCAGCAGCCCCTCGGGCAGGCCGACGTAGACCGTGGTGCGGGCCGGGAAGGGCTCGCCGACCACGCGCGCGTAGGTCTCGTTCATCTCCGCGAACTGCGAGACGTCGGTCAGGTAGACGCGCAGCATGAGCACGTCCTCCAGCGAGGCGCCGCCGGCCTCCAGGACCGCGATGACGTTGCGCAGGCACTGCTCGGTCTGCTCCGGCACACCGCCATCGACCAGTTTCCCGGTCTCCGGGCTCACCGCGGTCTGCCCCGAGACCTGCAGGATGCCGCCCTTGCGCACGCCCTGCGAGAGCGGGATGTGCGCGGGCGGGGTGGGAGCGTTGTTCGTGGTGACCACGGTCCTGGCCATCAGACTTCCTTCCGTTGCGTGGTGATCTCGCGCGGGCACCCCAGCTCGGCGGAAACCCGGCCGGCGGTGCTCAGCAGGTCGTCGACGAGCCCGAGCAGCCCGTCGAAGTCCAGCAGTACGTCCGGCACCGACAGGGACACGGCCGCGACGACCTCGTCGCCGTCGTCCCGGACCGGGGCCCCGATGCAGTGGATGAAGTCCTCGTGCTCGTTGCGGTCCACCGCGTAGCCCTGCTCGCGAACGCGGTCGAGCTCGGCCAGGTACCGCTCGGCCGAGGTGATCGTGTTCGCCGTCATCGGCGGGTAGGCCAGCCTGCCCGCGATGGCCTCGCGCTGCGCCTGCGGCCGCCCGGCCACCAGCACCTTGCCGACCGCCGTGCAGTGCAGCGGCGCCCGCTTGCCGATGCGCGAGTACATCCGGACCGCGTGGTGGCTGTCCACCTTGTCGATGTAGACGACCTCGTCGCCTTCCAGGGTGGCCAGGTGCACGGTGTGGCCGGTGAGCTCGCTCAGCTCGACCAGGTGCGCACGTGCGACCACCCGCACGTCGAGGTCCTCCAGCGCGCGGTGGGCCAGGTCGAACAGCGTGCTGCCCAGCCGGTAGTGGTGCACTCCGTCGCGGCGGACGAAGCCCGCCGACTCCAGCGTCCGGAGCAACCGCAGCACCGTCGACTTGTGCACGCCGAGCCGCTCGGCGAGCTGGTCCAGCGTCTGCGGACCGGCCGCCAGCGCTGTCAGGACGCTGAGACCGCGTTCGAGGCTCTGGCTCATCCATCTCTCCATCGTTGACGTGCTGCGCCGCGAATGTTACACACCCCGGAAGCATTCTATGCAACCCGCGTTGCATCACACGCAATAGGAGGCGTCAGTGTCGGTATCGGGCATCGACGGAGCCGCGGTGCGCGCACTGCGCGACGAACGCATCGACTGGCGTTTCAAGGGGATGCCGTCCGAGGCGTTCGGCAGCACCGTCGGCGAGTTCCTCGCGCGACGGCCGCGGATCTCCAGTTCCGGCTTCGTCGGCCCGCTGCTCGTTCTCGACGACGACGCCATGGAGCACAACCTGCGCACCATGGCGCGGTGGTGCGCCGAGCACGGCCTGCGGCTGGCTCCGCACGGCAAGACGACGATGGCACCGCGGCTGTTCGAGCGCCAGCTCGAGCACGGCGCGTGGGGCATCACCGCGGCCAACGTCAGCCAGCTGCGCGTCTACCGCGCGTTCGGCGTGCGGCGCGTCCTGCTGGCCAACGAGCTGGTCGACCCGCACGGGCTGGCCTGGCTGGCCGGCGAGCTGGCCGACGACCCGGACTTCTCCGTCGCGTGCTGGGTCGACTCGGTGCGGGGCGTGGAGCTGATGACCGAGGCGCTGGGCGCACCGCGGCGGCCGCTGGACGTGCTGGTCGAGCTGGGCGACCCGGGCGGGCGCACCGGCGTGCGGACCCTCGCCGAGGCGGTGGAGGTCGCCGACGCGGTGGCGGCCAGCCCCGCGCTGCGGCTGGTGGGCGTCGCCGGGTACGAGGCGACGGCGGCGCACGACCTCACCGACCACGATCTGTCCATCGTGGACACACACATGACGCGGCTGCGCGAGGTCGTGTCCGAGCTCGCCGGGCGGGGCCGGTTCGAGCACCTGGAGGAGGTCGTCGTCACCGCGGGCGGCAGTGCCTACTTCGACCAGGTCGCCGAGGCGCTGGCGGCGCCGTGGCCGGTGCCGGCGGTTCCGGTGCTGCGCAGCGGAGGGTACGTGACCCACGACGACGGCCTGTACCGCAAGATGTCGCCGTTCGGGCGGCAGCACCGGCTGGCGGGCGACGAGCCGCCCTTCCGCCCGGCGATGCGGATCTGGAGCCAGGTCGTCTCCCGGCCCGAGGCGGGGCTGGCGCTGCTGACGATGGGGCGCCGGGACGTGTCCTTCGACCAGCACCTGCCGGAACCGCAGGTGGTCCGGGGCGAGGACGGGTCGGTGCGCGACCTCGCTCCGGGCTCGTGCCGG of Saccharopolyspora erythraea contains these proteins:
- a CDS encoding IclR family transcriptional regulator, with protein sequence MSQSLERGLSVLTALAAGPQTLDQLAERLGVHKSTVLRLLRTLESAGFVRRDGVHHYRLGSTLFDLAHRALEDLDVRVVARAHLVELSELTGHTVHLATLEGDEVVYIDKVDSHHAVRMYSRIGKRAPLHCTAVGKVLVAGRPQAQREAIAGRLAYPPMTANTITSAERYLAELDRVREQGYAVDRNEHEDFIHCIGAPVRDDGDEVVAAVSLSVPDVLLDFDGLLGLVDDLLSTAGRVSAELGCPREITTQRKEV
- a CDS encoding amino acid deaminase, translated to MSVSGIDGAAVRALRDERIDWRFKGMPSEAFGSTVGEFLARRPRISSSGFVGPLLVLDDDAMEHNLRTMARWCAEHGLRLAPHGKTTMAPRLFERQLEHGAWGITAANVSQLRVYRAFGVRRVLLANELVDPHGLAWLAGELADDPDFSVACWVDSVRGVELMTEALGAPRRPLDVLVELGDPGGRTGVRTLAEAVEVADAVAASPALRLVGVAGYEATAAHDLTDHDLSIVDTHMTRLREVVSELAGRGRFEHLEEVVVTAGGSAYFDQVAEALAAPWPVPAVPVLRSGGYVTHDDGLYRKMSPFGRQHRLAGDEPPFRPAMRIWSQVVSRPEAGLALLTMGRRDVSFDQHLPEPQVVRGEDGSVRDLAPGSCRVTSLADQHAFLALEPGTEVRVGDWLGFGLSHPCTVFDKWPLIPVVDGDEVVDLVRTFF
- a CDS encoding RidA family protein, encoding MARTVVTTNNAPTPPAHIPLSQGVRKGGILQVSGQTAVSPETGKLVDGGVPEQTEQCLRNVIAVLEAGGASLEDVLMLRVYLTDVSQFAEMNETYARVVGEPFPARTTVYVGLPEGLLVEIDALAVVGD